The following proteins are encoded in a genomic region of Nerophis lumbriciformis linkage group LG23, RoL_Nlum_v2.1, whole genome shotgun sequence:
- the aamp gene encoding angio-associated migratory cell protein, which produces MEQNSLDFHEDEEIIEVIDLDDIEASPDDLADDLEDVDFEEASIADDDQGWETEDEMEADQDDSEMTFSKHSGSVFCVSLDPATNSLAVTGGEDDKAYVWRVSDGEVLFECTGHKDSVTCAVFSHDSSLVASGDMSGMIKVWKVETKEEVWSFEVGDLEWLEWHPCAPVLLAGTDGGNMWMWKIPSGDCKTFQSSACQATSGKVLPDGKRAVVGYEDGTVRLWDLKQGNAIHVIKGQDGHKGALTCLACNKDGSLVLTGSVDGFAKLINTVTGKVVGVFSLEGGKAKGARGEEESNSVESVGFCNILPLVAVAYLDGTLGIYDLPTQVLRHRCHHETGIVHLQWEESSSVVSTSSLDGALRQWDARSGNMVSEYRGHAAEILDFTMNREATLAITASGDNQAKVFCLQRPDR; this is translated from the exons AAATAATTGAAGTCATCGACCTTGATGACATTGAAGCAAGTCCAG ATGACTTGGCAGACGACTTGGAGGATGTGGACTTTGAGGAGGCTTCTATTGCAGACGACGACCAGGGCTGGGAGACGGAGGACGAGATGGAGGCGGATCAGGATGACAGCGAGATGACTTTCTCCAAGCACAGCG GCTCCGTGTTTTGCGTGAGCTTAGACCCGGCCACCAACAGCTTGGCAGTGACGGGAGGAGAGGACGACAAGGCGTACGTGTGGAGGGTGAGCGATGGCGAAGTGCTGTTTGAGTGCACAG GACACAAAGACTCTGTCACATGCGCCGTGTTCAGTCATGACTCATCTCTCGTGGCTTCGGGTGACATGAGCGGCATGATTAAAGTCTGGAAAGTGGAGACGAAAGAGGAGGTCTGGTCTTTCGAAGTCGGAGATCTGGAG TGGTTGGAGTGGCACCCCTGTGCGCCAGTGCTGCTGGCAGGAACAGATGGCGGCAACATGTGGATGTGGAAGATCCCCAGCGGTGACTGTAAAACCTTTCAGAGTTCTGCTTGCCAAGCCACCAGTGGAAAAGTGCTTCCTGATG GTAAACGTGCGGTGGTGGGTTATGAGGACGGAACGGTGCGTTTGTGGGATTTGAAGCAGGGCAACGCTATCCACGTCATTAAAG GTCAAGATGGACACAAGGGGGCGCTGACCTGCCTCGCATGCAACAAGGACGGCTCTCTGGTACTAACGGGCTCAGTGGACGGCTTTGCAAAGCTCATCAACACTGTTACTGGCAAG GTGGTGGGAGTGTTCTCTTTGGAGGGAGGCAAAGCCAAAGGAGCAAGAGGCGAGGAAGAATCTAACTCTGTTGAATCTGTGGGATTCTGTAACAT CCTACCCCTCGTCGCTGTGGCATACCTGGACGGCACCTTGGGCATTTACGATCTCCCCACGCAAGTTCTGCGACATCGCTGCCATCACGAG ACTGGTATCGTTCACCTACAATGGGAGGAGTCTTCTTCCGTGGTGTCCACCAGCAGTTTAGATGGAGCACTGCGTCAATGGGACGCTCGCTCTGGCAACATGGTGTCTGAGTACCGTGGCCATGCTGCAGAGATTTTGGACTTCACAATGAACAG GGAGGCGACTCTGGCAATCACTGCCTCAGGAGACAACCAGGCCAAAGTCTTCTGCCTCCAAAGACCTGATCGGTAA